One Mangifera indica cultivar Alphonso chromosome 4, CATAS_Mindica_2.1, whole genome shotgun sequence genomic region harbors:
- the LOC123212817 gene encoding beta carbonic anhydrase 5, chloroplastic-like isoform X4 produces the protein MAIVASTSLSKHPLFSSSFLPASTTPTIFSSKLRFRETEQIRFRLSTFFNNPGFLLMASKEPVGLTTELGSDKIETAVGVENGCGMFDEMKHRFLSFKKKKFMENLEHYLNLSNAQTPKFMVIACADSRVCPSYILGFHPGEAFIVRNVANMVPPCESGPSETNAALEFAVNSLQVENILVIGHSRCGGIRALMSMEDEADSSFIQNWVVVGKNARLKTKSAAHNLSFDHQCRHCEKESINCSLLNLLTYSWIEEKVEKGTLSLHGGYYDFIDCTFEKWTLDYEGSNLKESDKFAVRSQSFWC, from the exons ATGGCAATTGTTGCTTCAACTTCTCTTTCTAAACACCCTTTattctcttcttcatttctcCCCGCATCCACGACCCCTACG ATCTTTAGCTCCAAGCTGAGATTTAGAGAAACTGAGCAGATTCGTTTCAGATTGTCCACTTTTTTCAA CAATCCAGGTTTTCTATTGATGGCTTCAAAAGAACCTGTGGGACTGACTACGGAACTTGGAAGTGACAAAATAGAGACTGCAGTGGGAGTTGAAAATGGATGTGgtatgtttgatgaaatgaaacatcggtttttaagtttcaaaaagaagaaattcat GGAAAACTTAGAACATTACCTAAATCTTTCAAATGCTCAAACACCAAAG TTTATGGTAATTGCCTGTGCTGACTCTAGAGTTTGCCCCTCATACATCCTTGGATTTCATCCAGGAGAAGCATTTATTGTCCGCAATGTTGCAAATATGGTTCCCCCATGTGAG AGTGGGCCCTCAGAAACAAATGCTGCATTGGAATTTGCAGTAAATTCTCTTCAA GTCGAAAACATTCTAGTCATTGGCCATAGCCGCTGTGGAGGCATTCGGGCCCTTATGAGCATGGAGGATGAAGCAGATTCaag CTTTATTCAAAATTGGGTTGTTGTGGGGAAGAATGCAAGGTTAAAAACAAAGTCTGCTGCTCATAACCTTAGCTTTGACCATCAGTGTCGACATTGTGAGAAG GAGTCTATAAATTGTTCATTGTTAAACCTACTAACTTATTCATGGATTGAAGAAAAAGTGGAGAAAGGCACACTCTCTCTTCATGGTGGCTACTATGACTTCATTGACTGTACCTTTGAGAAATGGACACTGGATTATGAGGGAAGCAATTTAAAGGAAAGCGACAAATTTGCAGTCAGAAGCCAGTCATTTTGGTGCTGA
- the LOC123212817 gene encoding beta carbonic anhydrase 5, chloroplastic-like isoform X3, which translates to MAIVASTSLSKHPLFSSSFLPASTTPTIFSSKLRFRETEQIRFRLSTFFKSNPGFLLMASKEPVGLTTELGSDKIETAVGVENGCGMFDEMKHRFLSFKKKKFMENLEHYLNLSNAQTPKFMVIACADSRVCPSYILGFHPGEAFIVRNVANMVPPCESGPSETNAALEFAVNSLQVENILVIGHSRCGGIRALMSMEDEADSSFIQNWVVVGKNARLKTKSAAHNLSFDHQCRHCEKESINCSLLNLLTYSWIEEKVEKGTLSLHGGYYDFIDCTFEKWTLDYEGSNLKESDKFAVRSQSFWC; encoded by the exons ATGGCAATTGTTGCTTCAACTTCTCTTTCTAAACACCCTTTattctcttcttcatttctcCCCGCATCCACGACCCCTACG ATCTTTAGCTCCAAGCTGAGATTTAGAGAAACTGAGCAGATTCGTTTCAGATTGTCCACTTTTTTCAA AAGCAATCCAGGTTTTCTATTGATGGCTTCAAAAGAACCTGTGGGACTGACTACGGAACTTGGAAGTGACAAAATAGAGACTGCAGTGGGAGTTGAAAATGGATGTGgtatgtttgatgaaatgaaacatcggtttttaagtttcaaaaagaagaaattcat GGAAAACTTAGAACATTACCTAAATCTTTCAAATGCTCAAACACCAAAG TTTATGGTAATTGCCTGTGCTGACTCTAGAGTTTGCCCCTCATACATCCTTGGATTTCATCCAGGAGAAGCATTTATTGTCCGCAATGTTGCAAATATGGTTCCCCCATGTGAG AGTGGGCCCTCAGAAACAAATGCTGCATTGGAATTTGCAGTAAATTCTCTTCAA GTCGAAAACATTCTAGTCATTGGCCATAGCCGCTGTGGAGGCATTCGGGCCCTTATGAGCATGGAGGATGAAGCAGATTCaag CTTTATTCAAAATTGGGTTGTTGTGGGGAAGAATGCAAGGTTAAAAACAAAGTCTGCTGCTCATAACCTTAGCTTTGACCATCAGTGTCGACATTGTGAGAAG GAGTCTATAAATTGTTCATTGTTAAACCTACTAACTTATTCATGGATTGAAGAAAAAGTGGAGAAAGGCACACTCTCTCTTCATGGTGGCTACTATGACTTCATTGACTGTACCTTTGAGAAATGGACACTGGATTATGAGGGAAGCAATTTAAAGGAAAGCGACAAATTTGCAGTCAGAAGCCAGTCATTTTGGTGCTGA
- the LOC123212817 gene encoding beta carbonic anhydrase 5, chloroplastic-like isoform X2 — protein sequence MAIVASTSLSKHPLFSSSFLPASTTPTKIFSSKLRFRETEQIRFRLSTFFNNPGFLLMASKEPVGLTTELGSDKIETAVGVENGCGMFDEMKHRFLSFKKKKFMENLEHYLNLSNAQTPKFMVIACADSRVCPSYILGFHPGEAFIVRNVANMVPPCESGPSETNAALEFAVNSLQVENILVIGHSRCGGIRALMSMEDEADSSFIQNWVVVGKNARLKTKSAAHNLSFDHQCRHCEKESINCSLLNLLTYSWIEEKVEKGTLSLHGGYYDFIDCTFEKWTLDYEGSNLKESDKFAVRSQSFWC from the exons ATGGCAATTGTTGCTTCAACTTCTCTTTCTAAACACCCTTTattctcttcttcatttctcCCCGCATCCACGACCCCTACG AAGATCTTTAGCTCCAAGCTGAGATTTAGAGAAACTGAGCAGATTCGTTTCAGATTGTCCACTTTTTTCAA CAATCCAGGTTTTCTATTGATGGCTTCAAAAGAACCTGTGGGACTGACTACGGAACTTGGAAGTGACAAAATAGAGACTGCAGTGGGAGTTGAAAATGGATGTGgtatgtttgatgaaatgaaacatcggtttttaagtttcaaaaagaagaaattcat GGAAAACTTAGAACATTACCTAAATCTTTCAAATGCTCAAACACCAAAG TTTATGGTAATTGCCTGTGCTGACTCTAGAGTTTGCCCCTCATACATCCTTGGATTTCATCCAGGAGAAGCATTTATTGTCCGCAATGTTGCAAATATGGTTCCCCCATGTGAG AGTGGGCCCTCAGAAACAAATGCTGCATTGGAATTTGCAGTAAATTCTCTTCAA GTCGAAAACATTCTAGTCATTGGCCATAGCCGCTGTGGAGGCATTCGGGCCCTTATGAGCATGGAGGATGAAGCAGATTCaag CTTTATTCAAAATTGGGTTGTTGTGGGGAAGAATGCAAGGTTAAAAACAAAGTCTGCTGCTCATAACCTTAGCTTTGACCATCAGTGTCGACATTGTGAGAAG GAGTCTATAAATTGTTCATTGTTAAACCTACTAACTTATTCATGGATTGAAGAAAAAGTGGAGAAAGGCACACTCTCTCTTCATGGTGGCTACTATGACTTCATTGACTGTACCTTTGAGAAATGGACACTGGATTATGAGGGAAGCAATTTAAAGGAAAGCGACAAATTTGCAGTCAGAAGCCAGTCATTTTGGTGCTGA
- the LOC123212817 gene encoding beta carbonic anhydrase 5, chloroplastic-like isoform X1: MAIVASTSLSKHPLFSSSFLPASTTPTKIFSSKLRFRETEQIRFRLSTFFKSNPGFLLMASKEPVGLTTELGSDKIETAVGVENGCGMFDEMKHRFLSFKKKKFMENLEHYLNLSNAQTPKFMVIACADSRVCPSYILGFHPGEAFIVRNVANMVPPCESGPSETNAALEFAVNSLQVENILVIGHSRCGGIRALMSMEDEADSSFIQNWVVVGKNARLKTKSAAHNLSFDHQCRHCEKESINCSLLNLLTYSWIEEKVEKGTLSLHGGYYDFIDCTFEKWTLDYEGSNLKESDKFAVRSQSFWC, from the exons ATGGCAATTGTTGCTTCAACTTCTCTTTCTAAACACCCTTTattctcttcttcatttctcCCCGCATCCACGACCCCTACG AAGATCTTTAGCTCCAAGCTGAGATTTAGAGAAACTGAGCAGATTCGTTTCAGATTGTCCACTTTTTTCAA AAGCAATCCAGGTTTTCTATTGATGGCTTCAAAAGAACCTGTGGGACTGACTACGGAACTTGGAAGTGACAAAATAGAGACTGCAGTGGGAGTTGAAAATGGATGTGgtatgtttgatgaaatgaaacatcggtttttaagtttcaaaaagaagaaattcat GGAAAACTTAGAACATTACCTAAATCTTTCAAATGCTCAAACACCAAAG TTTATGGTAATTGCCTGTGCTGACTCTAGAGTTTGCCCCTCATACATCCTTGGATTTCATCCAGGAGAAGCATTTATTGTCCGCAATGTTGCAAATATGGTTCCCCCATGTGAG AGTGGGCCCTCAGAAACAAATGCTGCATTGGAATTTGCAGTAAATTCTCTTCAA GTCGAAAACATTCTAGTCATTGGCCATAGCCGCTGTGGAGGCATTCGGGCCCTTATGAGCATGGAGGATGAAGCAGATTCaag CTTTATTCAAAATTGGGTTGTTGTGGGGAAGAATGCAAGGTTAAAAACAAAGTCTGCTGCTCATAACCTTAGCTTTGACCATCAGTGTCGACATTGTGAGAAG GAGTCTATAAATTGTTCATTGTTAAACCTACTAACTTATTCATGGATTGAAGAAAAAGTGGAGAAAGGCACACTCTCTCTTCATGGTGGCTACTATGACTTCATTGACTGTACCTTTGAGAAATGGACACTGGATTATGAGGGAAGCAATTTAAAGGAAAGCGACAAATTTGCAGTCAGAAGCCAGTCATTTTGGTGCTGA
- the LOC123212817 gene encoding beta carbonic anhydrase 5, chloroplastic-like isoform X5, whose translation MASKEPVGLTTELGSDKIETAVGVENGCGMFDEMKHRFLSFKKKKFMENLEHYLNLSNAQTPKFMVIACADSRVCPSYILGFHPGEAFIVRNVANMVPPCESGPSETNAALEFAVNSLQVENILVIGHSRCGGIRALMSMEDEADSSFIQNWVVVGKNARLKTKSAAHNLSFDHQCRHCEKESINCSLLNLLTYSWIEEKVEKGTLSLHGGYYDFIDCTFEKWTLDYEGSNLKESDKFAVRSQSFWC comes from the exons ATGGCTTCAAAAGAACCTGTGGGACTGACTACGGAACTTGGAAGTGACAAAATAGAGACTGCAGTGGGAGTTGAAAATGGATGTGgtatgtttgatgaaatgaaacatcggtttttaagtttcaaaaagaagaaattcat GGAAAACTTAGAACATTACCTAAATCTTTCAAATGCTCAAACACCAAAG TTTATGGTAATTGCCTGTGCTGACTCTAGAGTTTGCCCCTCATACATCCTTGGATTTCATCCAGGAGAAGCATTTATTGTCCGCAATGTTGCAAATATGGTTCCCCCATGTGAG AGTGGGCCCTCAGAAACAAATGCTGCATTGGAATTTGCAGTAAATTCTCTTCAA GTCGAAAACATTCTAGTCATTGGCCATAGCCGCTGTGGAGGCATTCGGGCCCTTATGAGCATGGAGGATGAAGCAGATTCaag CTTTATTCAAAATTGGGTTGTTGTGGGGAAGAATGCAAGGTTAAAAACAAAGTCTGCTGCTCATAACCTTAGCTTTGACCATCAGTGTCGACATTGTGAGAAG GAGTCTATAAATTGTTCATTGTTAAACCTACTAACTTATTCATGGATTGAAGAAAAAGTGGAGAAAGGCACACTCTCTCTTCATGGTGGCTACTATGACTTCATTGACTGTACCTTTGAGAAATGGACACTGGATTATGAGGGAAGCAATTTAAAGGAAAGCGACAAATTTGCAGTCAGAAGCCAGTCATTTTGGTGCTGA